The genomic segment GGGCTTTTTCGAATAGTCGTCTTGACCGTAGGGTACAAAATAAATGTTGCGCGCATTTAACAGTTGACCGACATTGCGCGCTGAGGCGCCTAAGCCGTCGTTTGTTGAAATTGCAATAACTACGGGGCGTGCATTACGCAAATGAGCCTTACATGCCATCGTGACCGAACTATCTGTAACGCCATTAGCTAGTTTGCCCAGTGTGTTGCCTGTACAAGGCGCAATAACCAATGCATCCAGCATTGCTTTCGGTCCTATTGGTTCTACTTCGGTTATAGTGCTCATCACTTTTTTACCGCACATGTTCTCAATTTTATCAATAAAGTCTTTTGCTTTACCAAAGCGTGTATCGGTGGAATAAGCAAACTCACTCATAATAGGATAT from the Hydrogenoanaerobacterium saccharovorans genome contains:
- a CDS encoding dipicolinate synthase subunit B, with the protein product MDQIKVGFALCGSFCTFSNVLPQIQRLIDADYDVYPIMSEFAYSTDTRFGKAKDFIDKIENMCGKKVMSTITEVEPIGPKAMLDALVIAPCTGNTLGKLANGVTDSSVTMACKAHLRNARPVVIAISTNDGLGASARNVGQLLNARNIYFVPYGQDDYSKKPTSLIADFNLIEHTLEFALKNVQVQPLIK